The following are from one region of the Coccinella septempunctata chromosome 7, icCocSept1.1, whole genome shotgun sequence genome:
- the LOC123317105 gene encoding toll-like receptor 2, whose product MMPTLLFLLMGFQIASSMEICTSHFCPPILEKQKITVERELPVKLVGLDNTTGCICTEIPNVYTLCYNAEDKTTPCTRFPKTMKLHNDVLLLKSTYITELSYGDLYNMAHLKDLKIDSNQKLRHVDPFVFQNMTNLTVLSFIFNPQLTTLHPDTFQGLINLKELNLVKNGFHSIKILTVALKPSILPNLTKLGLNENVFRNVSEDDFEPMQGSNVEELNLILCAIKHIHSRSLGPLEKLQALRLGDNRFDVSELTNLLVDTLSMGADLKLLDLFSSGFRGSMPISVLEVIGRSNISYLILSRNQFDVIDNELFPIHMPNLNILDLSDVSAQQIHDQAFLHLPNLRTLILGKNRLSFFAASNHLPNLTYLDLRSNTDTDGWEFFLTKSEFRRMNLEYLDLQYTRLLLLSKTDFGYMPNLRILNLKNCSVVRIEDYTFKGLTSLKVMNLENNRFIKMWMSPRFEFDIFGGLGHLEVVLLGGNDITTMRSPTKRFLLKYLENIKHLGLNRNSLQTISSEDFASFTKLEILDISENHILSWDYRIFPHVKLRKFYGSLNKISYLSDAMLADFDSLESIKLDFNSFMCDCATKDKMSSNKTALKKFSRLIKDQDLFCVRPNINQTLTDFVQKIVDSSLGCDPGINILLIAIPTSTFLVVVVILGVLGYLYRWHIRYWAFLVRLYLTRKGKIRKTTKKGYTNFKFDAFVSYCNKDQNFVIRLVKMLETQEPFLRLCVYERDFQIGSVISESVLEYITNSRKTVLIVSDAYAKSYWCNWETQIAEHHRLFFENPNGDCVDESIVLIKLGKINEAHLNPTLKYLLKTRIYLEWHADAQRENVFWQKLKQFLTPPTNDNVEMTNL is encoded by the coding sequence ATGATGCCGACGCTACTTTTCTTGTTGATGGGTTTCCAAATAGCTTCATCAATGGAGATATGTACATCTCACTTCTGCCCACCCATTttagaaaaacagaagataacTGTTGAGAGGGAGTTACCTGTAAAACTTGTCGGACTAGACAACACAACAGGCTGCATATGCACAGAGATACCAAACGTATACACCTTATGCTACAACGCTGAAGACAAAACCACACCATGCACAAGATTTCCCAAAACCATGAAGCTGCATAATGACGTACTCCTTCTGAAATCGACTTATATCACAGAACTATCTTATGGTGATTTATACAACATGGCCCATTTGAAGGACTTGAAGATAGACAGTAACCAGAAGCTCAGACATGTTGATCCCTTCGTTTTTCAGAACATGACAAATTTGACCGTTTTGAGCTTCATATTCAATCCTCAGCTCACCACTTTGCATCCAGATACTTTCCAGGGACTGATCAACTTGAAAGAACTCAATTTGGTGAAGAATGGCTTTCATAGTATCAAAATTCTGACGGTGGCATTGAAACCCTCCATTTTGCCCAATCTCACGAAGCTTGGTTTGAATGAAAACGTTTTTAGGAATGTGAGTGAGGATGATTTCGAACCAATGCAAGGTAGCAACGTTGAGGAACTAAATTTAATTTTGTGCGCTATCAAACATATTCATTCAAGATCCTTAGGGCCTTTAGAAAAACTACAAGCTCTTCGTTTGGGGGATAATAGATTTGACGTCAGTGAACTCACGAATTTACTTGTCGATACATTGAGTATGGGAGCTGATTTGAAACTTCTCGACTTGTTTTCTTCTGGATTCAGGGGTTCTATGCCTATCTCCGTCTTGGAGGTGATCGGAAGATCAAATATAAGCTACCTTATCCTCTCCAGAAACCAGTTTGATGTTATAGACAACGAATTATTCCCGATTCACATGCCCAACTTGAACATTCTAGATCTCAGTGATGTATCAGCTCAACAGATCCACGACCAAGCTTTCTTACACTTGCCGAACCTGAGAACCCTCATTTTGGGCAAGAATAGGCTGTCTTTTTTCGCTGCATCTAATCATCTTCCCAATCTGACTTACCTGGATCTGAGGAGTAACACCGATACCGATGGATGGGAGTTTTTTCTCACCAAGAGTGAGTTTAGAAGGATGAATCTGGAATATCTAGACTTACAATACACCAGACTTTTACTATTGTCTAAGACTGATTTTGGGTATATGCCCAACTTGAGAATATTGAATCTCAAGAACTGTAGCGTCGTCAGAATAGAAGACTATACCTTCAAAGGATTGACGAGTCTGAAAGTAATGAACCTGGAAAACAACCGTTTTATTAAGATGTGGATGAGCCCACGTTTTGagttcgatattttcggaggtCTGGGACATCTTGAAGTAGTCCTTTTGGGAGGGAATGATATAACAACAATGAGATCTCCGACTAAAAGATTCCTACTGAAGTATCTCGAAAACATCAAACACCTTGGACTGAATAGAAATAGTTTACAGACGATATCCAGTGAAGATTTTGCTTCTTTCACGAAACTAGAAATACTGGATATTTCGGAAAACCACATTTTATCATGGGACTATCGGATATTTCCACACGTAAAACTGCGGAAATTTTATGGTTCCTTGAATAAAATATCCTATCTTTCAGACGCCATGCTTGCAGACTTCGACTCACTTGAATCAATCAAATTGGACTTCAATTCTTTCATGTGCGATTGTGCCACTAAAGATAAAATGAGTAGTAACAAAACTGCCCTGAAAAAATTCTCGAGGTTGATTAAGGACCAGGATCTCTTCTGCGTTAGACCAAATATAAATCAGACCCTGACTGATTTCGTACAAAAAATCGTAGATTCCTCATTGGGTTGTGATCCTGGGATTAATATATTACTCATAGCCATACCAACAAGTACTTTCCTAGTGGTGGTAGTGATACTAGGAGTTTTGGGTTATTTGTACAGGTGGCACATACGATATTGGGCATTCCTGGTAAGGCTCTATCTAACCAGAAAAGGAAAAATCAGGAAAACGACCAAAAAAGGCTACACGAATTTCAAATTTGACGCCTTCGTGTCGTACTGCAACAAAGACCAAAATTTCGTCATCAGGCTGGTCAAAATGTTGGAGACCCAAGAGCCATTTTTGAGGTTATGTGTCTACGAGAGGGACTTTCAGATTGGGAGCGTCATATCGGAGTCTGTTTTGGAATATATAACGAACAGTCGTAAAACTGTCCTTATTGTGAGCGACGCCTATGCCAAATCCTACTGGTGCAATTGGGAGACGCAAATCGCTGAGCATCACAggttgttttttgaaaatccGAACGGTGATTGTGTGGATGAGAGTATAGTGTTGATCAAACTGGGAAAGATCAACGAAGCGCATCTGAATCCAACCCTGAAATACCTCTTGAAGACCAGGATATATCTGGAATGGCATGCGGACGCCCAAAGAGAGAACGTCTTCTGGCAAAAATTGAAGCAGTTCTTAACGCCACCAACGAATGACAATGTAGAAATGACGAACTTGTAA
- the LOC123316791 gene encoding uncharacterized protein LOC123316791 → MIVILITLLISIALFIVGVLLISSNEYENIKNNLRNRISEFSLQNSNGQILSSLEDLDGKLETLKNKLEEKKREVEDSKSEVYRTTEKIQALNETSKQVKLYYTGLKQDILKSEQDCRNLYQQIEEYKSRQNNLRKEVQENIRYYYDLLNAIQNCRFLERKDILKALPSRECFKS, encoded by the exons ATGATAGTAATTCTCATAACCCTCCTCATATCCATCGCACTGTTCATCGTTGGTGTCCTGCTCATCTCCTctaatgaatatgaaaatatcaaaaacaatctTAGGAATAGGATATCGGAATTCTCTTTGCAGAATTCGAACGGTCAGATTCTGTCATCGCTGGAAGACTTGGACGGTAAACTGGAAACCCTGAAGAATAAACTGGAGGAAAAAAAGAGAGAAGTGGAGGATTCCAAATCGGAAGTGTACAGGACAACGGAAAAAATTCAAGCCCTGAACGAAACGTCAAAACAG GTGAAATTATATTATACAGGATTGAAACAAGACATCCTGAAATCGGAACAGGATTGTAGAAATCTCTACCAACAGATAGAAGAATACAAAAGTAGGCAAAACAATCTCAGGAAAGAAGTACAAGAAAATATCAGATACTATTATGATCTTCTCAACGCGATTCAGAATTGCAGATTTCTGGAGAGGAAGGACATATTGAAAGCATTGCCGAGCAGGGAGTGTTTCAAGTCCTGA
- the LOC123316790 gene encoding toll-like receptor 3 — MMSFHLRILSVLVLFFVLPIILAQILQEDSCCSKKVRTNNSAFRAKSIATNNGCICKQVFGGSTSICYNLNNEQNSCRTYPKQIAINTTELILRSTSIKEILGGDFSNLNHVKILRIEQNSKLLRIHELVFMGMQNLTVLNIVGSPLLNSFHPDVFNGLTKLEELKVVNCGFFKMEDLTQALSIRTLPSLRILNITGNNFVNISNHAFDYMRGEGDLESQLEELDISSCGIKNIEKQTLNPLKKLTSLHLGNNSLRIDTLVDILEGAMSSGVKITSLDLHSFGINTSIPESLSKLLAASNIDTLTLSGNQFGLLGEKTIPHTLPMLKSLYMSNVMSNFIEDSFFSRIPNVENLTLNKHNLSYFTIPKALSNLRYLDLSEFTKNSPWEFFHLETQLDETKIEYLDLHSTRLAFLLKDSFRFMPDLKALNLKKSLIAKISTGAFAHLEKLKYLNLEDNKFFIMYIRYPSEPFLGLENLESLLVGGNAISYISANGKNLFKHLTNLKCLGLQRNSLEVITAVDFEPLQNLQVLDISANPLYAWDDRVFFRNRLEKFYASSNHFSYLSRAMLDDFRNITTLDIDYSPFSCDCRMTRRMLHNKIVLREMNSSSRYRNLLCAGSHDLTVLDFLESANYEECEPKRSYMMYFLWTFFVFAFIAAVLILIYMVRDQIPYANSFVRSTESRQSIL; from the exons ATGAT GTCCTTCCATCTACGCATATTGTCAGTTTTGGTCTTGTTCTTCGTCCTTCCTATAATCCTGGCACAAATACTACAAGAAGATTCTTGCTGTTCGAAAAAGGTCAGGACAAACAACTCAGCATTTCGAGCGAAATCCATTGCAACCAATAACGGCTGTATTTGCAAACAAGTCTTTGGAGGAAGCACCAGCATCTGTTATAACCTCAACAATGAACAGAACTCCTGTAGGACGTATCCCAAACAAATAGCGATCAACACAACTGAATTAATCTTGAGATCCACATCTATAAAGGAGATATTAGGCGGtgatttttcgaatttgaatcATGTGAAGATATTGAGAATCGAGCAAAACTCGAAGCTTCTTCGTATACACGAATTAGTCTTCATGGGAATGCAGAATCTGACTGTATTGAATATTGTTGGCAGTCCATTGTTGAACAGTTTCCACCCTGATGTATTCAACGGTTTGACGAAACTCGAAGAACTGAAGGTGGTGAATTGCGGATTTTTCAAGATGGAAGACTTGACTCAGGCGCTGTCAATAAGGACGCTTCCTAGTCTTCGAATACTCAATATAACTGGTAACAATTTCGTCAATATATCAAATCATGCCTTTGATTATATGAGAGGTGAGGGGGATCTGGAATCACAACTCGAGGAATTAGATATAAGCTCCTGTGGCATAAagaatatcgaaaaacaaactcTGAATCCactgaaaaaattgacttcACTACATTTAGGTAACAATTCATTGAGAATTGACACACTGGTAGATATTTTGGAAGGTGCTATGAGTTCAGGAGTGAAGATAACATCTTTGGATTTACATTCGTTTGGGATTAATACGTCAATACCAGAATCACTCTCCAAACTTCTTGCTGCATCGAATATAGATACACTAACGCTATCAGGAAATCAATTCGGTTTACTGGGGGAAAAAACCATTCCTCACACCTTACCGATGCTGAAAAGTTTGTATATGAGCAACGTTATGTCCAATTTCATAGAAGACTCTTTCTTCTCCAGGATACCAAATGTGGAAAACCTGACCTTGAACAAACATAACTTATCCTACTTCACAATACCTAAAGCATTGTCCAATCTGAGGTACCTAGACCTTTCTGAATTCACGAAAAATAGTCCCTGGGAGTTTTTTCACCTAGAAACTCAACTCGACGAGACAAAAATCGAGTATCTCGACCTCCATTCCACCAGACTCGCCTTTCTGTTGAAAGATTCGTTCAGGTTCATGCCAGATTTGAAGGCGCTGAacctgaagaaaagtttaaTTGCGAAAATTAGCACTGGGGCTTTTGCGCatcttgaaaaattgaaatatctgaATTTGGAGGACAATAAATTCTTCATTATGTATATTCGGTATCCGTCAGAGCCATTTTTAGGCTTGGAGAACCTGGAGAGTCTACTTGTTGGTGGGAATGCCATAAGTTATATAAGCGCGAACGGAAAGAATTTGTTCAAACATCTCACCAATTTGAAGTGTTTGGGGTTGCAAAGGAACAGTTTGGAAGTGATCACAGCTGTGGATTTTGAACCTTTGCAGAACCTTCAAGTCTTGGACATATCTGCCAATCCCTTGTACGCTTGGGATGACAGAGTTTTCTTCAGGAATAGACTAGAGAAATTTTACGCTTCTTCTAATCATTTCAGCTACCTGAGTCGAGCTATGTTGGATGATTTTCGAAACATCACCACCTTAGACATCGATTACAGTCCGTTTTCTTGCGATTGTAGAATGACCAGAAGGATGCTCCATAATAAAATAGTTCTTAGGGAGATGAACTCTTCGTCCAGATATAGAAATTTGCTTTGCGCTGGTTCCCATGACTTGACTGTTCTAGATTTCTTGGAATCTGCAAATTATGAGGAGTGCGAACCTAAAAGATCGTATATGATGTATTTTTTGTGGACATTCTTTGTGTTTGCCTTCATCGCAGCCGTGTTGATTTTGATATATATGGTGAGGGACCAAATTCCATATGCCAATTCATTTGTGAGGTCCACAGAAAGCCGTCAGAGTATTTTGTGA
- the LOC123317317 gene encoding toll-like receptor 4 yields the protein MQRYVLLLLFFRVVATINTCTSPFCPPVLEKRKITIERELPLKFIGRDEASGCNCAEAPNVYSLCYNINSKMAPCSKFPKDMTISTKTLILKTTHITELVYGDFFKMVHLEMLTIDNNQYLSRVQPYIFQNMTNLTSLSFISNPLLTTFHEDTFQGLVNLQELNLVKNGFQEIKVLASAMKPEVLPSLLRINLNENVFQNITENDFETMEASKLDELNLIACAIEYIHPKALKPLKHLSILRLGSNRFDVETLLDLLIATIDIGIDLKVLDLYLSGLRGSLPSSVLEVIAKSNISSLILKRNQFDILETKLFPVYMPNLTMLDLTDVSAQTIHDQAFSKLPNLKTLVLAKNRLSYFSASKHLSNLTYLDLQKNTDSYGWEFSLAKSEFYRMKLQYLDLQFTRLLVLTKTDFGQMPHLRILNLKNCSIFKIENDSFRGMPKLQFLNLDNNLFFKMWINPKIDFDMFGGLENLQVLMMAGNSISTLRTSTKHLLKHLKNLKHLGLNRNSLQTISREDFDHLTSLEVLDISENRILSWDGRVFQHIQLKKLYCSFNKITRLSDAMIQDFQYLKFVQMDFNSFICDCFMKGKTSSNISALIKFSQLIKDQQIYCLRPYNNETVLNFLQNIINSKLDCDSEVNLLGFILPLFVILVIFCIVAIVIYIYRWHVRYWLFLIRIYLIRKGKVQNSGVRAYTNYQYDAFVSYCNQDQNFVIKLVKMLENNETHLRLCIYERDFQVGSYISESVLENIAKSRKTVLVVSNSYAKSYWCNWESQIAEHHRLFSREMNDLTDDSIVLIKLGNIDDAHLNPTLKYIMKTRIYLEWDADEEKQVVFWRKLRQFLMAPKCDTENTRL from the coding sequence ATGCAAAGATATGTTCTTCTCCTGCTGTTCTTTCGAGTGGTGGCAACTATAAATACTTGCACATCCCCCTTTTGCCCACCTGttttggaaaaacgaaaaatcacCATAGAACGGGAGCTACCCTTGAAATTCATTGGCAGAGATGAAGCAAGTGGGTGTAATTGCGCTGAAGCACCGAACGTTTACAGCCTCTGCTATAACATAAACAGCAAGATGGCACCGTGCTCTAAATTCCCGAAGGATATGACAATCTCTACCAAAACTTTGATACTGAAAACTACCCATATCACAGAACTGGTATACGGGGATTTTTTCAAGATGGTTCATTTGGAAATGTTAACCATAGACAATAACCAGTACCTATCCAGAgttcaaccgtacattttccAGAATATGACGAACCTAACTTCTTTGAGTTTCATATCTAACCCACTGCTGACTACATTCCACGAAGATACATTTCAAGGACTTGTGAACCTGCAAGAACTGAATCTTGTCAAGAATGGATTCCAGGAAATCAAGGTGCTTGCTTCAGCAATGAAACCCGAAGTTCTCCCAAGCCTTCTGAGGATCAATTTGAACGAAAACGTCTTTCAGAACATTACAGAAAACGATTTTGAAACCATGGAGGCTAGTAAGCTAGACGAACTCAACCTAATAGCTTGCGCAATTGAGTATATCCATCCCAAGGCTTTGAAGCCTCTGAAACACCTATCAATACTACGTTTGGGGAGTAACAGATTCGACGTGGAAACTTTACTGGACCTTTTGATAGCTACAATCGATATTGGAATAGATTTAAAGGTGCTAGATTTGTATTTATCTGGTCTGAGAGGTTCCCTACCATCATCTGTTCTGGAAGTCATCGCAAAATCGAACATCTCTTCCTTGATACTCAAGAGGAACCAATTTGATATACTCGAAACCAAATTGTTTCCCGTTTACATGCCAAACTTGACCATGCTAGATTTAACAGACGTATCAGCACAAACGATCCACGATCAAGCTTTCTCCAAATTACCCAACCTCAAAACATTAGTCTTAGCCAAAAACAGGCTATCATACTTCTCAGCCTCCAAACACCTCTCGAATTTAACCTACCTGGACCTTCAAAAGAACACAGATTCTTACGGGTGGGAGTTTTCCCTGGCTAAAAGTGAGTTCTACAGGATGAAACTTCAGTACCTCGACTTACAGTTCACCAGGTTATTAGTGTTGACCAAGACAGACTTTGGACAGATGCCCCATTTGAGGATTTTGAATCTGAAGAATTGCAGTATCTTCAAGATAGAAAACGATAGTTTCAGAGGAATGCCAAAACTTCAATTCTTGAATTTGGACAACAATTTGTTCTTCAAAATGTGGATCAACCCCAAGATAGATTTCGATATGTTTGGAGGTCTGGAGAATCTCCAAGTGCTGATGATGGCTGGAAACTCCATAAGTACACTGCGAACTTCAACTAAACACCTGTTGAAGCACCTCAAAAACCTAAAGCATTTAGGACTGAATAGGAATAGTTTGCAGACCATATCCAGGGAAGATTTTGATCATTTGACTTCGTTGGAAGTTTTGGATATCTCTGAAAATCGCATTTTGAGTTGGGATGGGAGAGTTTTCCAACATATCCAATTGAAAAAACTTTATTGTTCATTCAATAAGATCACACGGTTAAGTGACGCGATGATTCAAGATTTTCAATACCTTAAATTTGTTCAGATGGATTTCAATTCGTTCATTTGTGATTGTTTCATGAAAGGAAAGACTAGTAGTAACATAAGTGCGTTGATCAAATTTTCTCAGTTGATAAAAGATCAACAGATATACTGTTTGAGGCCATACAACAACGAAACTGTCCttaattttcttcaaaacattATAAACTCGAAGTTAGACTGTGATTCTGAAGTGAATCTTCTAGGATTCATTTTACCCCTTTTTGtaattcttgtgatattttgtaTTGTAGCGATCGTGATATACATTTATCGATGGCATGTTCGATATTGGCTATTTTTAATCAGGATATACTTGATCAGAAAGGGAAAAGTGCAAAATAGTGGTGTTCGAGCTTATACGAATTATCAGTATGATGCTTTTGTGTCTTACTGCAACCAGGATCAAAATTTCGTGATTAAACTTGTAAAAATGTTGGAAAATAACGAGACACATTTAAGACTGTGTATTTACGAAAGAGACTTCCAAGTTGGGAGTTACATTTCAGAATCTGTTTTGGAAAATATAGCCAAAAGTCGCAAAACAGTTCTTGTTGTAAGTAATTCTTATGCTAAGTCTTATTGGTGTAACTGGGAATCTCAAATTGCAGAGCATCATAGGCTGTTTTCTAGAGAAATGAACGATCTTACTGACGACAGTATTGTACTGATTAAACTTGGAAATATTGACGACGCACATTTGAATCCCACTCTCAAGTATATCATGAAAACAAGAATTTATTTAGAATGGGATGCTGATGAAGAAAAACAAGTAGTATTTTGGAGAAAACTGAGACAGTTTTTGATGGCGCCAAAGTGTGATACAGAAAATACCCGTTTGTAA